The DNA window GGTTGATATCTCCATCGACAGCGTAAAATGGTTCAGCATGGACGCTAAAAATCCGGCTGAAACCAACAAGGCAGCGCAGGCCGCTTATGATAAAAATATGGAGCATGTAGCCCGTCAGCGCAACAAAGCTGCAGGCATGAAATATGTAGTAGACCAGGACACCAGCCTGCAGGATTTCTACAGCAAATGGAACCGCTTTGAAGTGACCAGCGAAGACAAAGCTGCCTATGAGCAGTTTTACAGCAGCCTGTCTCCTGAAGAAAAAGCGATGTACGACAGCAAAAAGAACTTCTACGAAGTGACTTTTTCCAACGTAGGCGGACTGGTAATGCCGCTGATCCTGGAATGGACATTTGCAGATGGTACTAAGGAAACAGACCGTATCTCTGCTTATATCTGGCGAAAAAATGAAAACCAGGTCACCAAAGTATTTGCGAAAGACAAAAAAGTAGTGTCGCTGAAACTGGACCCGCTCCGCGAAACAGCTGATATCGACGAAAGCAATAACAGCTGGCCGCGTGAAGCAAGCCCTTCCCGGTTCGAAATGTTTAAAAGCGCTACCGGCGTAAGAGGTGCGTCCACCGGTGATAATCCGATGAAAAAAGCCCTTAATAAATAATGTTGATGAAACACACGCTCACCGTCTTCTTGTTTTTGTTCTTCCTGCAGATGGTCCGCGCTGCGGATGTTGATACGATCAGCATTCCCAGTGCAGCTATGCACCGCAGTTACAGGTGCGTGGTCATTACACCGGCTTCATACAAGGAAGGTACCCGGCGTTATCCGGTGGTGTACCTGTTGCATGGCCATGGTGGCAATTATGCCAACTGGATTCGTAAAGTGCCTGCTGTAAAGGAACTGGCAGATACCTACCAATGTATGATCGTATGCCCGGATGGAGCGATCAGCAGCTGGTATGTTGATAGCCCGGTAGACAGCACTATACGGTTTGAGACCTATGTAGGAAAAGAAATACCGGCATATATTGACCAGCACTACCAAACCCTGCCAGAACCGCGTTATCGCGCTATTACAGGGCTTAGTATGGGCGGCCATGGTGCGTTGTACCTCGCCATCCGGCATCCGGAAGTGTTTGGTGCAGCCGGCAGTATAAGTGGTGGCGTGGATTTAAGGCCTTTTCCCAAAAACTGGGATATTGCCAAAAGACTGGGCCCTCCGGGAGTAGACGGTACTAACTGGACCGGTTATACGGTTATCGGTCAGCTCGATAGGCTGAAACCCGGTACCCTGCCCATGATTATTGATTGTGGTGTAAAAGATTTCTTTATCGACGTGAACCGCGACCTGCATAAAAAACTGCTCGAAAAAGGTATCGATCACGACTATACGGAACGTCCCGGGCAACACGACTGGGATTACTGGGCCAATTCGATACAGTATCAGTTACTCTTTTTCCATCGTTTCTTTCAGTAAACAATAACCGTCACATTCAGCATAAAGAAGCCGTCCCGGGATCGGGACGGCTTTTTAACTTGCTAATATGTCCTGTTGATCTATGAAAAATAAGTTTGTCGCAAAGGGAAAAAGACGGCCGGAGGTAAGATTACAGGCGGCCGGATTATTTTCATGTGACCTAAGTTGAATGCTAAGCGAAATCATTTGCTTTTATCCCATCGTAGATGGATATTACTATCGTCGTGTCTTCAATGAGCATGCAGTCAGAATCGTGTGTGCGTTAACGTTGTTAGTCTATAGGTTTTGCGAACTGTCTGTTGATCCCCGGGAAAGGAGTCGGATCAACTCCCCGATAGTACCATCTCCATAAAATATTTTTTAACTTTTTTTAATGTGTAATTGTTACACATTGATAACATACTTACTATCATAAAAAAAGCCGGTCCTCGATAGGACCGGCATTTTTTTTTATGCACGCGATTCAAAATAAGTATATCAACAAAGTCAGTGAGGTATGTCCCACCAGAGTCTCACACCACCTTCGTCTTTAGGATTGGGGCCTAATAACAGGATGGCTTTTTGTACTTCCGCTTTATTGGAAGTATATTCTGTGTTGGGGAATGGTATTCTTCTGATTTGTATGTCAGTATTGATGGTCCCGTTGCTTAAGTTATTTACAACAGGGAACAGTCTGGGATAGCCGGTACGTCTGAATTCGCTCCAGGCTTCCTGTCCTTCCGGATACATAGCGATCCATTTCTGGGTGATGATACGTTCCAGTTTTTCGTTGAAATCACCGGCATCGTTCCATTTGATGGTGATTTTAGATAACGCAGGGGAGTTGTTGGCCGCATTGCGGGGATCTACGTAATCAATTGGTTTGCTGATGTCGTCTGTTACATAGGCATTAACATCAGCCGGAGCGGCATCCCATTGGGCGAAAGAAGCCCTCATACCTTTTTCATACAGTTCGCCAGGAGTTCCTCCGGCGTTGTTCCATCCTCTCAGAGCCGCTTCTGCGCGCAGGAAGAATACTTCTGCGGAAGTCATCAGCTGTATGGGAGTGTTGGCGCGGAATGTTTTGGTTTCCGCATTAGCAGGAACGGAATAGCCGTTATAGTCTGGTTTGGCGGTCACCTGGCTACCGATACGGATACCTTTGTAGGTGCCGGGATAGGCGGTAGCATGGTCGAAATATTTAGGCAAGCGGGGGTCTTTATATCCTACCAGGATAGACTCCATAGAGGCGTTCATGGCGTTGTCTGTCCAGGATGTTACGATAGTGAACAGCGGATTTTTCAAACCGAAGCCGGAAACATTGGCATTGTCCCTGGTAACTTCCAGCAGGCCGCCTTTGGCAGGGTCCAGTGCTTTTTCACCTTCTTCTTTTGCTTTGGCAGCATTTACGTTGGAGATACGGATCGCCAGACGCAGACGAAGGGAGTTGGCAAACTTGATCCATTGTTTGTAATCACCGCCATACAGCATATCAAATTTGCTGAAGAGGGAAACACCCGGATTAGCGGCAACATACGTATTCAGTGAGGTTACAGCAGTATCCAGCTCTTTAAAGAAGCGGGTGTACACATCTTCCTGTTTGTCGTAGGCAGAAGTAGTTCCGCCACTGCCATAAGAGCTGTAAGGAATAGGACCATAGATATCTGTTACCCGGTGCATGGCTTCTACCCTGAGGATCAGCGCGATGGCCCAGAACTCAGGAGCTTTAGCCGGTGCGCCTCTTCTTTTTACTTCGGCGATAGGCGCCATCACGTTATTGTAAGCCAGGTTGAAGGCGGAAGCATTCCAGTCATCTACCAGTGAATAGGTCATGTTATTGATGTTACCGCGGAAGTTATTTGGCGGCATCAGATAACCGGAGTACACGTCGCCCATCAGGTTTTGTTGCAGCTGAAAATCGGAGTTCGTGTTGTTGAAGTTGAAATAGATGGAAGACTGTATCTGTGGGAAGAAGCCACCGATATAGTTGAAGTCTGGCCTCAGCGCGTCTTCGGTCAACCCGGTATTGTCTGTATTGTATTCCTCGAAGTTTTTGGTACAGGCATTAAGACCAAGGATACCAGCCGCCAGCGCGATGACCGCTACTGGCTTATATAGTTTGAATCTGAGCTTTTTCATCTGTGTTGAATTAAAGGTGAACAGTCATTAGAAACCAACATTCAGGTTAAAACCAAAGCTCCGGGTAGCAGGCAGTGCGAACATGTCCACACCGGACAGGCCGTTGGCAGTAGACATGGAGATCTCCGGATCAAATGGTGCTTTTTTGGAGATATAAAAGAGGTTTCTGCCTACGAGTGAGAAACGGAGGTTTTTCACAAAACCATGACGCAGTACACTGGATGGAACAGCATAACCGAGAGACAGCTCTCTGAATCTTACTACCGTAGCGTCGTACATGTACTCGCCACTAACACCGTCACGTCCGCCTATAGTACCATACCATTTGGCGGCATCAATTTGGGTGATAGGTTGTTTGGTGTCATCAGATACGCCATTGATGGCTACACCGCCGTTTTTGCGGCCTTCTCCAGTTCTTTCAGATACGCCGTATTTGTCCAGTACAGCTTCTGTCATAGACATTACTTTACCGCCGAATTTACCATCGATCAGGAAGCTCAGGGTGAAGTCCTTATAACTGAAGTTGTTGCTCCAGCCACCTTGCCATTTAGGGTTAGGATTGCCTACAAACTCGAGGGAAGAGCTTACCAGCGGACCATCTTTACCGATAATCACACGGCCGCTTTCATCTCTTTTCAATACCTTACCATAGATGTCACCATAGGAACCGCCTTTGGCGATGATAGATGCGAAGGTGTTGGAACCCTGAGGGGTCAGAATAAACTGGTCGATATTGTCAGCCAGTTCGATCACCTTGTTCCTGTTCTGAGAATAGTTGATGCTGGTGTTCCAGCGGAATTTGTCTGTTTTGATCACATTGTATCCCAGTACTACTTCGAAACCGGTGTTCTGGATGTTACCGGCGTTGATGAAGCGGAAGGAGTAACCAGTTCCCGGTGGTACGGCGATCTGGAAGTACTGGTTGGTGGTATTGGTTTTATAATAAGTAAAGTCAAAGTTCAGTCTGTCCTGCAGGAAACGCCATTCTGTACCGATTTCCAGTGATTTGGTTTTTTCTGGTTTCAGTTCTTTGAAAGGAGCCTGGTTGTTGAACACGAAAGTACCGCCTACGTTACCCAGCCTGTTGAGCGGGTTGGTTACGTACCAGGGAACAGTATTACCTACTGCAGCGTAAGAGCCGCGGAGTTTGGCGTAACTAACTGGTTCAGGCAGATTGAGGAGTTGATGGAGCATGAAGGAAAGGCCGGCAGAGGGATAAAAGTAGGAGCCGTTACCAGTAAAGGCCAGGTTGGAAGACCAGTCATTACGGCCGCTCAGGTCGAGAAACACGAGGTCTTTGTAAGACAGGTTCACGTTACCGAATACGGCTTGCAGCTGGCTGTGGTTTTCCGGAACTGTCTGAATCTGGCTACCAGCAGTCATGTTCTGCAGGGTGAAGAAGTTGGCTACATAGAGGTCGCCGTTAAAGCTATCTCCGTTCATACCTTTGGTACGGGTATCGTTGATGCTGGTACCCACCAATGCATTCAGCTTGAAGTTGCCGAAGTGGCGGTTGGCATTAACGATCAGGTCACCGTAAAACTGAGTGGTAGTAAGGTCGCTCATGATATAGCGGCCGTTGGGGCCGGAGAGTACACCGTGAGTACCGGCATAGAACTGACCATCGTAGGTATCGTTGGTACGGTCCATGTTACCGCGGGCCTGAACATATAACCAGTCAGCGATATCGTATTTGGCGCTGGCATTGAAGAGGGTCCTGTTACGTCTGGCCTGGCTGGTATTTTTGTTAACGATCCAGTAAGGGTTCTGTTGTACGTCTTCGTTGAAAGGCCAGTTCTGGAGGTCTATCTGACGGATGGGGTCAAACTTGGTATAGTTCTGATAAGGAGACAGGTCACGGCCTCTTGGGAACAGATACAAACCGGTCAGCGGGTTGAAGTACAAACCTGTTACAGGTCCGTTATCCAGCTTTTGAGTGACGATGTTTACGTTACCATCCAGTGTCAGTTTATCGTTCAGGAGTTTGGCTGTTTCCCTGAAAGAGAAGTTGTGACGATTCAGGTCATTGCCTGGCATTATACCATTTGCACTGGTGTTGGCATAAGAGAAATAAGTCTGGGCTCTTTCATTACCGGCAGTGAAGTTGATGGAATTAATCCATGTATTACCGGTACGGAAGAAGTCGGAGACATTATCATGGGCATTGGTGATTTCAGGACCCCAGCTTTGGGTAGCACCGTCTTTGGTAGCGCCATAGGAGTTCTGCAGCTTGGGTTTGTATGCTATTTTATCGAGGGTGAAACCGCTGGAAAATTCTACTTTGGCAACACCGGCTTTACCTTTTTTAGTGGTGATGAGGATTACACCGTTGGCTGCCTGGCTACCGTACAGTGCGGAAGCGGAAGCTCCTTTCAGTACAGATACACTTTCCACGTCATCAGGGTTCAGGTTGGAGATACCGTCACCACCGTCACGACCAGGTGCAAAGGTAATGGTACCATTACCACCCCAGGTACTGTTGGGCTGCTGGGTACTGTAGTTGGTCATGGGGATACCATCAATTACATACAGCGGCTGGTTGGTACTTTGAGCGGATTTATTACCACGAAGGGTTACTTTAACGGAACCGCCTACACCGGAACCACTCCTGCTCACCGTGATACCGGCAGCTTTACCGGAGATGGAGTTCATGAGGTTGGCATCTTTGGCAGTGGTCAGTTCTTCACCGCCCAGTCTTTGTGTGGAGTAAGTCAGTGATTTGGCAGTCTTTTTCACACCCAGCGCTGTCACCACCAGTTCATTCAATCCTTTTACATTCTCTTCAAGTTTTACATCTACAGAAGCACTGGTTCCTACGGTCACTTCACGAGGAGTGAAGCCGATAGAGCTGAATACCAATACGTCGCCGGCTTTGGCACTGAGGTGATATTGGCCGGATGCATTGGTTTGTGCGCCTTTGGTAGCACCTTTTATTTGTACAGAAACGCCGGGCA is part of the Chitinophaga flava genome and encodes:
- a CDS encoding alpha/beta hydrolase, with protein sequence MKHTLTVFLFLFFLQMVRAADVDTISIPSAAMHRSYRCVVITPASYKEGTRRYPVVYLLHGHGGNYANWIRKVPAVKELADTYQCMIVCPDGAISSWYVDSPVDSTIRFETYVGKEIPAYIDQHYQTLPEPRYRAITGLSMGGHGALYLAIRHPEVFGAAGSISGGVDLRPFPKNWDIAKRLGPPGVDGTNWTGYTVIGQLDRLKPGTLPMIIDCGVKDFFIDVNRDLHKKLLEKGIDHDYTERPGQHDWDYWANSIQYQLLFFHRFFQ
- a CDS encoding RagB/SusD family nutrient uptake outer membrane protein → MKKLRFKLYKPVAVIALAAGILGLNACTKNFEEYNTDNTGLTEDALRPDFNYIGGFFPQIQSSIYFNFNNTNSDFQLQQNLMGDVYSGYLMPPNNFRGNINNMTYSLVDDWNASAFNLAYNNVMAPIAEVKRRGAPAKAPEFWAIALILRVEAMHRVTDIYGPIPYSSYGSGGTTSAYDKQEDVYTRFFKELDTAVTSLNTYVAANPGVSLFSKFDMLYGGDYKQWIKFANSLRLRLAIRISNVNAAKAKEEGEKALDPAKGGLLEVTRDNANVSGFGLKNPLFTIVTSWTDNAMNASMESILVGYKDPRLPKYFDHATAYPGTYKGIRIGSQVTAKPDYNGYSVPANAETKTFRANTPIQLMTSAEVFFLRAEAALRGWNNAGGTPGELYEKGMRASFAQWDAAPADVNAYVTDDISKPIDYVDPRNAANNSPALSKITIKWNDAGDFNEKLERIITQKWIAMYPEGQEAWSEFRRTGYPRLFPVVNNLSNGTINTDIQIRRIPFPNTEYTSNKAEVQKAILLLGPNPKDEGGVRLWWDIPH
- a CDS encoding SusC/RagA family TonB-linked outer membrane protein encodes the protein MKKNLRLMKVCAVTGIALTSILADNAYAKAAGYTYAPTASFRSILQEREISGTVRDSKGLPLPGVSVQIKGATKGAQTNASGQYHLSAKAGDVLVFSSIGFTPREVTVGTSASVDVKLEENVKGLNELVVTALGVKKTAKSLTYSTQRLGGEELTTAKDANLMNSISGKAAGITVSRSGSGVGGSVKVTLRGNKSAQSTNQPLYVIDGIPMTNYSTQQPNSTWGGNGTITFAPGRDGGDGISNLNPDDVESVSVLKGASASALYGSQAANGVILITTKKGKAGVAKVEFSSGFTLDKIAYKPKLQNSYGATKDGATQSWGPEITNAHDNVSDFFRTGNTWINSINFTAGNERAQTYFSYANTSANGIMPGNDLNRHNFSFRETAKLLNDKLTLDGNVNIVTQKLDNGPVTGLYFNPLTGLYLFPRGRDLSPYQNYTKFDPIRQIDLQNWPFNEDVQQNPYWIVNKNTSQARRNRTLFNASAKYDIADWLYVQARGNMDRTNDTYDGQFYAGTHGVLSGPNGRYIMSDLTTTQFYGDLIVNANRHFGNFKLNALVGTSINDTRTKGMNGDSFNGDLYVANFFTLQNMTAGSQIQTVPENHSQLQAVFGNVNLSYKDLVFLDLSGRNDWSSNLAFTGNGSYFYPSAGLSFMLHQLLNLPEPVSYAKLRGSYAAVGNTVPWYVTNPLNRLGNVGGTFVFNNQAPFKELKPEKTKSLEIGTEWRFLQDRLNFDFTYYKTNTTNQYFQIAVPPGTGYSFRFINAGNIQNTGFEVVLGYNVIKTDKFRWNTSINYSQNRNKVIELADNIDQFILTPQGSNTFASIIAKGGSYGDIYGKVLKRDESGRVIIGKDGPLVSSSLEFVGNPNPKWQGGWSNNFSYKDFTLSFLIDGKFGGKVMSMTEAVLDKYGVSERTGEGRKNGGVAINGVSDDTKQPITQIDAAKWYGTIGGRDGVSGEYMYDATVVRFRELSLGYAVPSSVLRHGFVKNLRFSLVGRNLFYISKKAPFDPEISMSTANGLSGVDMFALPATRSFGFNLNVGF